A window of Hordeum vulgare subsp. vulgare chromosome 5H, MorexV3_pseudomolecules_assembly, whole genome shotgun sequence genomic DNA:
TCCATTTCGTCTGCCACCACCCGTTTGGGCCGTCACAGACAAAAGTGGAGGCCCAACATGCTGATTCCCAAAACACATTCTTTCCCcgtccgcgccgacccatttcAGGCCAAATTTTGGGGATGAAATGCGTCGGCACGGATGCGACACACACCTTCTCATGTCTGCGTAAGTCCACACGTGGCGTCCGATCAAAAGAAGCGTCGTCTTTATTAACGACGATGGCCCATCGCGGACCCATGCGTCAGCGACCCCGAGGCATCCTTTTTAATCCGAGTGTGAGGGGGGCTGACCTCATCCTCTTCGAGAAGTCGCCCCCATCCCCATCCAGCCACCCgttgctccccccccccccgacggcaAACTCTAGCCACCATGGGTTTCTTCTCCAACAAAGACAAGGGCAAGTCCCCTGCCTTCCATGTTCGCGCGCTCCCGTCGCGGGCGTCTTCCCGTCTACCTCGACAGCGGGTCAGTTTACCAGTGTCTAGTGCATCAGACGAGGTGGCACTCGGAGCACCGCGTACCCCTCTCCTATCCCGATGTCACGCTGCCACATGACTGGCATTTGGATCCGGAGAGGGCGggattttttttggtgggaatggTGGCTGTGTGCCACCGTTGGGCGGGCGAGGGAAAGGAAAGGGCGGGGGTCTCCGTGGCGTCGCACGCGTCCGCCCTATGTCCACACAGATGTAAATCCGGTCCAAATTTAAGTTTGAAATGGGTCGCACGAACAAAAACGGGCATGCTTCTGTTTGGATAGTCGCGTTGGGCTGTGTTTTTATGTCCGTGGCGATTCAAACGGACACGCACGGACGAAATGGGTCGAGTTGCTCTTAGTCCAACTCCACCGCACGACCCCAAACGGACGTCCGGTTTGGCCGGATTTTGTCCGTTTCGGATAGAAAAACGGACCGCGGACGCCGGACAGAGGCCGGACAATGTCCTTCCACCCAACGTTGCTACCCCATTTCTACCCCATTTCTACGTCGTGCCCCGCCGTGCCCGCGCCTGCGCGTGCCCGCGCCTGCTGCTCGCATGTGTCCGCGCCCGCGCCTGCTGCTCGCATGTGCCCGCGCCCGCGCCTGCCCGTGCCCGCGCCTGCCTGCTCGCGTATGCCCGCGCCCGCGCCTGCCTGCGCGTGTGCCCGCGCCCGCGCCTGCCTGCCCGCGTGCCCATGCCTGCCTGCCCGCCCGCGCGCTCCCGCACCCTGCGCGCTGCCCCGCCCCCGTGCTCCCGCGCCTGCCCGCCCCCGCGCTCCCGCGCCTGCCCACCCCCGCGCTCCTGCGCCCGCCCGCTCCCACGCCCTGCCCGCCCCCGCGCTCCCGCGCCTGCAAGTCTGCGCCTGCTCGCCCCCGGGCTCCCGCGCCTGCGTGCCCCGCGCTCCCGCACCCTGCGCCTCGCCCCGTCCCTGCGCCCTGCGCCCCGCCCCCGCCTCGTCGCCGCCTGCGCCTCGCCCCAACACAGTGCCCCTGCGCCCCGCGCCCCGCACCTGCCTCGACGCGCCCGCGTCGCCGCGCATGGTAGTCACGAGAGAAAACATGGAGAGAGAGGGTGGCATGTGGGCCAGACGCGGACGAAGAGGACGCGAAGGCTGGCCTTTTCTGTCCGCTTTGGATAGTGCTCCCGTACGGTGGGTCGTCTATTTTGTCCGTTTTACCTTAAACAGACACCCGAACGTTTTGGGGTCGCGCGGTGGAGTTGACCTTACACGTGTATTACTGAGGGTGCGGATGGAAACCTTCCGAGGGAGCCGAGCCAGCACCGAGGTGGGCGTGTCCTCTCCCCAGCTCCAATGGCGCGCCGCCGCGTGCTCCTCTACCTCAAGCCTTTCGACGTCTATCCTCCACGACCGCTCCCCGGCGCCTCCTCGCCCACCTTCCCgccaccgcctccgccgccgcgcgCCGCCAACCCCAAGGTCCGCACCTCTCTCGCTCACCCTCTCCGTTTCGAGAAACCTTGATTACGCCGGCTTCACGGTTGTCGATGCGTCGGAGGGGGTTTCCCGTGGACTCTCAAGTACCCGTGCTCCGGCGGCGCGTTGGGTTAAAATGGTGGTGGAGTGGAGTTCACGTCATCGCTCAGAAATCTTGAATTTGCGCTGATGAACCGATGGTTTTTTAAGGACCGTGCTTGCGCTGATCCATTGTTGTCTGTGCGCTTCTTTGGCGTCGGGCTGTATGATTTTTCATCTCCATTTTAGTTACAACACATGTGGTTTGATCTTTCCATGTGCTGGCACGGAGCACACCAGCTGTTTGTTGAAATGCATGTGTGGAGTATGAGCTCTGGCCAGTGACTAGGACTCTAGGCGCAGTGTTCTACGAACTGGTGGGTACCAGAACTAGGCCAAAATGTGGACTTCCAGTTGGATTTCAGCCTGAATTACTGTCTATTATCGAGAAATCTGCCATCTTGCTTGTTTGTCAAATCAACATCTGTTAGTACTACTGGGAAAAGTTGCATAACTAGCTGAATCTACTGGGAAAAAATCTTCCTGATTTTTTGCCGCATAACCATTTTACCAACATGAATTAAGGGTTTCGTGCCTCTTATTGCCAATTTAATGTCTTGTTGCAGATCTTAAGTTATCTGGACGATAGATGCAGAGTCCACAAGGACACAATCAATCTCTGTAAGAGTGTACTACAGGGCAAGCCCCTTGACTGGATCTCAGTGCAGCGAAATCATTTGTCAAATCCAATACATGATGTGGACCTTGTGATTACTGTCGGTGGTGATGGCACTCTTTTACGGGCTAGCCATTTTTTGGATAGCTCGATTCCCATTTTAGGTGTAAATTCAGATCCTACTTGTTCTGATGAGGTTAGTTCTTTCGATGATTGACAATAATCATCTATTGAGACCAATCACATTGGCAATGCTTGTTGACTATCATTTGCATATGTTCTTCTTGCATGCTTCTAAGCAGACTAATTACATGCGCTTGATGGGTATGCTTATGGTTTTATAACTCCATGCAGGTTGATGAGTTAACTGAGGAATTTGATGCGAGAAGAAGCACGGGATATCTTTGTGCAGCTACTGCCAGGAACTTTGAGGAGGTATGTTGCTGTGGCCTAGTCGTCTTGCTCGAGGATCTCAACTCGTTTTCTTACAGAAATCACACTGTTCTGCTTTCTGTTATAGCATCGGAACATTTAACGAATTTCTTGAATGTTACTGTTCTATTGAACATGGCATATTCTCAGATACTTGATGCAACCCTTGCTGGCAGTAGACACTATTCAGAGCTGTCAAGAATATCAGTGAAACTAAACGAATCCCAGTTACCAACTTATGCTCTGAATGATATATTGGTGTCACACCCCTGTCCTGCAAGTGTATCACGCTTCTCATTAAGGCACTGACTTTGAGCCTTTCTGTAAATATTGATGATTTTCTGTGACCAATTCTAACTGGTATTACCATTTCAGAAAAAGAAGCAATGGGGAGACCTCACGTTTGATTAATTCTAGATCAAGCGGTCTCAGGGTTGCAACAGCTACTGGATCAACTGCTGCCATGCTATCGGCAGGGGGATTTATGATGCCAATATCAAGTCGTGAGCTTCAGTATATGATAAGGGAGCCCATTTCACCAACGGATGCCGACAAACCACTGCTCCATGGGTTAGTTAAGCAAGAACAACATATGCTTGTTGTTTGGTACAATCAAGAGGGtgctgtgtatattgatggttctCATGTAGCATATTCAATCCAGCATGGGGATACACTTGAGATCTCCTCAGATGCTCCGgtcttaaaagttattttaccagAATATCTGTTAAAGCAGGCATCTTTATAATGAAATAACAGTATCACTGTTGTGATGCTTGACTGCTTATTGATTTGGCATGATGTTTGTGGCGAGCGGAGTTCTTGAGTACTTTGTAAACTACTACCTCTGTTCATTAATATATAAGACGTTTTGGCAGTTCAAATTAAACtgccaaaacatcttatattaaTGAACAGAGGTTTGAACTgccaaaacgtcttatattaaTGAACAAAGGGTGTAATATATAAATATATCAGTATATACCATAGAGTTAGTTTGCAATATCAAACGAAATAGTAGATGGTGATTTTTTAGTTTACCATTTTTGAAGCAAAAGGAAAAGCAACGTTAGACTGTCAGAGTTTAGAGATAGTGTTATGTCAGAATCCTAATAATCTTATCCTTTCAGCAGTTCTGAAGCAGAGAGTACTTGCATTCTTAGTAGAATTAGGTGTTTTTATGTTAGTAGCTACATTGTACTGCCAGAATAGACATAGTGGCATAGCCCTAGTTATTCTTACAGGTGTACAGATCTGAAATACATCTAACATTTAAGTCGCAGAATGTCTCAAGCTACCATCTACATCTAAAGATGACGAGTCACTGGTGTTGTTATATGATGCTTGTGCCGTTATGCTCTGGCTCTCACTTGGATTTTCCCAGAAGTTTCTGCGTAGACCACTTGAGCTCAGGCTGTTTGCAGCAAGGCTGAGTTCTGATAGGAAGGGTTGCAGGGGGGTATGGCCTTCAAGAAGGCTCACAGCGTTGGACATCTTTGGTCTAAGAGTCGGTGCTGCGTTGGTGCATAAGAGAGCCACGTTCAGCATCAGGAGTGCCTCTTCCGTTGAGTAATTGGATCCTAAGTCTGGATCTACCAGCTCCAGTAGAGTTCCTCTCTCATGTAAAACACAAGCCTGGAACACATTTAAGAGATGCAATCAGCCTCTTCCTCGAAGCGTTAAAGGTATGTATGCGAGAATAAAGCATGAACTGTCAGAGTTTATCATTTTGTTTCACTACAGCCCACCCCCCTACATGAAAATGATACAGTTTCCTGTAACTATTCTCTCAAATGACATCCTTATCTTGTTTCCCTAGAGGCAAAGATCAATTTGTGATTCTTATGACTATATTAACGCAAACTGATTCTGAAAGCATAAAAAAAATCCATAATGTCAACTAGCATCCATGCCTCCACATGATGACCAAATTATTTACCAGAATTTTTAATTAAAGGTTAGATTAAATTCATCCATATCCAAGAGAAATTTGGGTAGATTTTGTATGTGCCCAGGAGAGGGTTGGTTGTAAGGGACGGAAGGCTGAGAGACATGATTGAGCTAATGTTACCGTTTAAGTAGTAAACTTATGCTACACATGTTAAATAAAACAATGATTTATGCCCTATCGCACTGACAGCGTGTCTAACTGTTCTTTGTTTGCACAAATATTTGTCGGAGGCACTTATTAATTACTCTGGATGTGAGGTGACCATATATTAGTCTATTCAGTATGGTCCATATTACTGCAAGAGGGGTACGAAGGTTTATAAGTTACCCAATCGAGAAGATAAACAAAATCTTCCTTTGGCCTGTAGTTTGTGTTGCTTTTTCCACTCACAATTTCCAAAGCAACAACCCCAAAACTGTAAACATCAGCTTTGTCTGTCAAATAACCACGCATTGCGTACTCAGGAGCCATGTATCCACTGCAAGAATGATAAAATAATCAAATCAGCTGTAAACTGCGCAGCTAAAGGAATTACTTAGAAAGATATGCCGAAAAGTAATATCCATCCGTAGTTGTTTGAATGAAAATTAGAACACCTTTTAAGCATCCCATTGCATGGAAAATGTTAATCTAAAGTTGATTgcatttttttgtaatttatgTTTGTATGCAGGAAAGCCAAGGTGCTACATTTATGCGGGTTTCTGACCAGCTTACCTGATGTTAACTTTTATCTCTATATGGATGTTCTGTATTTTTGCCGGAGGTAaatgttatactccctccgtccctgtTTACATGATGCCCACACATTTCAAGATCCAACCTTGACCATCAATTTGACCAACGAACCGTTGGTTATGTGCCATAAAAATCATACCATTGAACTCATATTCGAAAAAGTTCCTAATGTATCAATTGGCCAAATTATGTTCAAAGTGAAATCACAAAAAAACAAGGACGCCATGTAAatagagacggagggagtattgttCATCACTGCACTATTACTCCCTCTGTAActtaatataagacgttttttgaCACTGTCATTGACTCTAAAAACGTCCTATAAAAAGTTACAGAGGCAGTACTTTCCTTTTAACTGCTTTTCCTTCTTATCTTTTTGTTATATAGATCAAATGGGAATGTGTGGATAGAATTTTGCATTTCGGAAAAAAATACATAATTGAAAGTACTTACATAGTTCCAGCTACTTTCGTGCTTATGTGGGTGTGACCAtcttcattaagctttgctagaccAAAATCTGAGATCTTAGCATCCAAATCTTTGTCAAGCAGTATATTGCTAGCCTTGATATCTCGGTGCACAATCCTTATTGCAGACTCCTCATGCATATATGCCAGACCCCTTGCTATTCCCAGGCAAATCTTACGTCTTGTTGGCCAATCCAATGCCAGTCTATATTCTTCAACTGGACCGCACAATACAAATTATTCATGATTAACATGCAATACTAGTTAGGGGGAGCACCAAGAAATATAGAAGTATTGATTACCAAATAGAGCACGTGCAAGGCAATTATTTTCCATGTACTCGTAAACTAGCAATAGCTGGTTTCCTTCTGTACAACAGCCATACAACCTGACAAGGTTTGGATGCTGGAGTGCAGATATCATGCCTATCTCATTCACAAATTCACGATTCCCTTGCTTGGACTTCGATGATAGCTGTTTGACAGCAATAATGGTGCCATCGGACAACAAACCCTGCTAGCACAAACATTATTTCGTTGTAAGAATCATGTAATTTAACTTCAGTTTGTAGAATTTAAGCATGGGAGAGAGTGAAGACTGACCTTGTAAACCGAACCAAAACCACCTTCGCCAATCTTGTTCGCTGGATCAAAGTTCCTAGTCGCTGCTTTGATTTGTCTCAAGGTAAATGAGCCAATTTGGAGGTCAAGTGCCCGGAGATCTAATAAAAGTTATCATATGGGTCAGAAATATTCAGAACGTATAGTTGATGATTATGATTTTCACTAGGTTTACATTGCTATATAGTAGTCATCTTGCTATTGCTTGTTCTGCTGAGAAGTGGAAAGTAGAGGGATGCTATAGATGGTGTGTATGAACGGTGAAGCAAAGTGAAAGATAAGCACCAGTTATCATTGACGGTGTAAAGGACAGACCCAGTGCTAGAAGCTCCCACACCAGGCGGGATCTGGGGAAGGATTATACGAGGCAAGCCTTACCCCTGCACAGTGCAATGCAGAGAGGCCAcgtcgaacccaggacctcttgGCACAAGTGGGGAGTACTTCACCACTGCACCAGGCCTGTCCTTGCCATTGGAGGTATAAATAAAAAAAAAAGTTGATTAAAAAATATTTATAGCACCTTGATTCACCAAGTTCTTCCGTCGCCGCCTAATCCAGTAGATGCCAACAATAAGAGCAGTGAATATCGCAATAATTGGGGCTCCAATCAGCAAAGCTTTAGCTGTCCTTGAAGTTTTTGTGCCACTGCCAGTATGGGGAGGTTCAACAGCCAAAGGAATTTGGAAGTCTGAGTATGAACAAACATAAaccaaaatcaccagatcattaaAGAATAGAGTATTTCTCCGTCAAAACTGTAATGCAAGAAGTCAGAAGATGCCGTCATGTGCTGTTCCTTGTTAAATGATGTACCCTTCCCACAGTGATTAATGGAGCACATTATGCAAAATTCAGAAATAATGTGTTAAAAATGACATACTTGGATTTACTGATATTGCAGATACTAGAGGGCCGTAAAATCCTCTATCTGGAATGCCTGTTGTCCCTCTTCCTGCCCAATAGAATTGAATCTTCAGTGTATGATTTGTGACATATGTTTTGAAAGCCTTGATGACTGGCTTTCCAGCCCCACCAGCAGATTGCTCAATATCAAAATCCTCTAGCACCATTCTTCCCTGAGATCATACAGTATCTTGTTACTATCACAGGAGCTAACAAGATACAGCTATTATTAAAATGTAAATGACCGAATATTTTCTTATCTGGTCATACCTGTATGAACACATTGAATTTTCTTTTGCCAAGGCTGCAGTATGTACTGTCATTGGTGAATATAATTTCGGCAAAATGGAGTTTAACTGTGTAGCTCCCATTATGCATGCAACGCCCGTAATATGTGAGCGAAAGAGGAGAAAGGCGTGCTCTTGCATACAACTTTGAGTCGGGCATTGTCAGTTTTGATGTGCTTGACGCAATGTATTTGTCATCATTGATGTTGTTGTCCATGAAGTTCCCAGTGCTGCTGAATGCCCAGTTTGAGTCTGGGCTTACATACAACACGGAAGCACCTTTTGGTGTGGTGTCACCTTCGTATTTTGTGCCATTGATGATTGCTTCTTTGTCACCACAATTGATATGCAAGGATGATCTGTCTGTGAAAATGCATATAACATCATTACATACAGCTTCAATGATCTTTTCTGTTTGGCTTCTGTGTTCAAGAAAAAAAAAGTTTGGCTTGTGTGCTTAGCACCAATGAACTTTTGCACAGGATCTAATTATATCCTTGTGAGTTATCTTGTTGCTTGTGTTTTTTAGAGTTTATCCTGATAATTTTACAATCCAGAAATATCAATTTGTAACTTCTTCTGATTCATTGGTAAAGCTAGTCTTGTTTGTCACAATCATGAGCACGGGTATGAAAAGCGTCAACAAACATCTGTTATTTTGTTTTTCCCATTCAGTGGTGATCAGAAGCAACAGTGACAAAACAAATACTGGGCGTCAACTTACATTGTCCATCCAAAGCACATGGGAAATTCTTCTTCAAGCATGGCTGGACATTATTTCTGCACAGAAAGGTAGAATCACCGAGAGTAAAATAAGAGGTTATTATGTCTGGATTTCTCTGTTGGTCGAAAGCTCTTTAATCTTTTGAAGCAACAGGATAAAGAATCTTACAAACTGTTCATTTCAGGTGAATAACTCTCCACTAGATTGCTGCAATTTGAAGAATCATAGGAAACTATTTAATTATTTGCACAATCGTTGTCACGGAgaaaaactcagaaattctgatacAGCTTTCTTACACGCTCCCTTGACATTGACCTGAGCTCCCACTCGTGAAATTATTAAAAGATAGGTCCCTGCATTTGATAGTTTCATAGTAAATTTAAGTACATCAAGTAAGAAATGCATTTTTTTTAGTTCAGACTGTTAGAGATTCAATCATAGCACTAGCAGTCATACTACATTCTCTTAAGCTCTAAGTTTCATGTACATATGGGCATGAGCTATTCTGTTATGCAGCCAACATAATTATTTAATAGACAGAGCAGATAGAGGCATGCCTGTTTAGCAGACGGAGCAGATAGAGGCATGCCTAAATAGTTTTTAAGGAAATGCTAACTCTGGATGCTTGTGATCAAGAACATCATCTTATAGGTTTTCTCCCGTCATGAATGAATTGGGTATTGACACCTAATAACACTTTATATCTTAGATATGTTAACTCATATGTTCTGCACTTTTATGACAGCTTTTAAAAGATTCgggaaaaggaaaaaatgtgATAGGAAG
This region includes:
- the LOC123452707 gene encoding probable NADH kinase, with the protein product MARRRVLLYLKPFDVYPPRPLPGASSPTFPPPPPPPRAANPKILSYLDDRCRVHKDTINLCKSVLQGKPLDWISVQRNHLSNPIHDVDLVITVGGDGTLLRASHFLDSSIPILGVNSDPTCSDEVDELTEEFDARRSTGYLCAATARNFEEILDATLAGSRHYSELSRISVKLNESQLPTYALNDILVSHPCPASVSRFSLRKRSNGETSRLINSRSSGLRVATATGSTAAMLSAGGFMMPISSRELQYMIREPISPTDADKPLLHGLVKQEQHMLVVWYNQEGAVYIDGSHVAYSIQHGDTLEISSDAPVLKVILPEYLLKQASL
- the LOC123452706 gene encoding probable LRR receptor-like serine/threonine-protein kinase At1g07650 isoform X2, coding for MGNRLSGPFPMALTRITTLTSLSIEANEFRGQIPAEIGHLTQIDKLIISTNEFTGPLPAALSLLTNLTDLRISGNNLSGRVPDFLAKLTKLAKLQIEGSLLEGPIPLGLSKLTNLSDLRISDLRGSGSAFPDLSRMPSMKTLVLRNCSISGGIPSYIWVMENLKHLDLSFNELTGKVSDSITLMGSVDYIYLTGNSLTGNIPDWLLGSNSIVDLSFNNFTSGSSGQCQGSVNLVESYSPEMNSLNNVQPCLKKNFPCALDGQYRSSLHINCGDKEAIINGTKYEGDTTPKGASVLYVSPDSNWAFSSTGNFMDNNINDDKYIASSTSKLTMPDSKLYARARLSPLSLTYYGRCMHNGSYTVKLHFAEIIFTNDSTYCSLGKRKFNVFIQGRMVLEDFDIEQSAGGAGKPVIKAFKTYVTNHTLKIQFYWAGRGTTGIPDRGFYGPLVSAISVNPNFQIPLAVEPPHTGSGTKTSRTAKALLIGAPIIAIFTALIVGIYWIRRRRKNLVNQDLRALDLQIGSFTLRQIKAATRNFDPANKIGEGGFGSVYKGLLSDGTIIAVKQLSSKSKQGNREFVNEIGMISALQHPNLVRLYGCCTEGNQLLLVYEYMENNCLARALFVEEYRLALDWPTRRKICLGIARGLAYMHEESAIRIVHRDIKASNILLDKDLDAKISDFGLAKLNEDGHTHISTKVAGTIGYMAPEYAMRGYLTDKADVYSFGVVALEIVSGKSNTNYRPKEDFVYLLDWACVLHERGTLLELVDPDLGSNYSTEEALLMLNVALLCTNAAPTLRPKMSNAVSLLEGHTPLQPFLSELSLAANSLSSSGLRRNFWENPSESQSITAQASYNNTSDSSSLDVDGSLRHSAT
- the LOC123452706 gene encoding probable LRR receptor-like serine/threonine-protein kinase At1g07650 isoform X1, with the protein product MGARRTPCGWRLLFFLALLLAEVRHGSSSSSSGVKAGAAADALPPRLSSAEVHTLRRIAANMGISHWNFSGNPCEPNGSLVCDCSFNNNTICHATEIFLKEQNFTGQLPPDFADLPHLLQLDLSRNVFHGTVPDRWARMRLQGLSLMGNRLSGPFPMALTRITTLTSLSIEANEFRGQIPAEIGHLTQIDKLIISTNEFTGPLPAALSLLTNLTDLRISGNNLSGRVPDFLAKLTKLAKLQIEGSLLEGPIPLGLSKLTNLSDLRISDLRGSGSAFPDLSRMPSMKTLVLRNCSISGGIPSYIWVMENLKHLDLSFNELTGKVSDSITLMGSVDYIYLTGNSLTGNIPDWLLGSNSIVDLSFNNFTSGSSGQCQGSVNLVESYSPEMNSLNNVQPCLKKNFPCALDGQYRSSLHINCGDKEAIINGTKYEGDTTPKGASVLYVSPDSNWAFSSTGNFMDNNINDDKYIASSTSKLTMPDSKLYARARLSPLSLTYYGRCMHNGSYTVKLHFAEIIFTNDSTYCSLGKRKFNVFIQGRMVLEDFDIEQSAGGAGKPVIKAFKTYVTNHTLKIQFYWAGRGTTGIPDRGFYGPLVSAISVNPNFQIPLAVEPPHTGSGTKTSRTAKALLIGAPIIAIFTALIVGIYWIRRRRKNLVNQDLRALDLQIGSFTLRQIKAATRNFDPANKIGEGGFGSVYKGLLSDGTIIAVKQLSSKSKQGNREFVNEIGMISALQHPNLVRLYGCCTEGNQLLLVYEYMENNCLARALFVEEYRLALDWPTRRKICLGIARGLAYMHEESAIRIVHRDIKASNILLDKDLDAKISDFGLAKLNEDGHTHISTKVAGTIGYMAPEYAMRGYLTDKADVYSFGVVALEIVSGKSNTNYRPKEDFVYLLDWACVLHERGTLLELVDPDLGSNYSTEEALLMLNVALLCTNAAPTLRPKMSNAVSLLEGHTPLQPFLSELSLAANSLSSSGLRRNFWENPSESQSITAQASYNNTSDSSSLDVDGSLRHSAT
- the LOC123452706 gene encoding probable LRR receptor-like serine/threonine-protein kinase At1g07650 isoform X3 encodes the protein MGARRTPCGWRLLFFLALLLAEVRHGSSSSSSGVKAGAAADALPPRLSSAEVHTLRRIAANMGISHWNFSGNPCEPNGSLVCDCSFNNNTICHATEIFLKEQNFTGQLPPDFADLPHLLQLDLSRNVFHGTVPDRWARMRLQGLSLMGNRLSGPFPMALTRITTLTSLSIEANEFRGQIPAEIGHLTQIDKLIISTNEFTGPLPAALSLLTNLTDLRISGNNLSGRVPDFLAKLTKLAKLQIEGSLLEGPIPLGLSKLTNLSDLRISDLRGSGSAFPDLSRMPSMKTLVLRNCSISGGIPSYIWVMENLKHLDLSFNELTGKVSDSITLMGSVDYIYLTGNSLTGNIPDWLLGSNSIVDLSFNNFTSGSSGQCQGSVNLVESYSPEMNSLNNVQPCLKKNFPCALDGQYRSSLHINCGDKEAIINGTKYEGDTTPKGASVLYVSPDSNWAFSSTGNFMDNNINDDKYIASSTSKLTMPDSKLYARARLSPLSLTYYGRCMHNGSYTVKLHFAEIIFTNDSTYCSLGKRKFNVFIQGRMVLEDFDIEQSAGGAGKPVIKAFKTYVTNHTLKIQFYWAGRGTTGIPDRGFYGPLVSAISVNPNFQIPLAVEPPHTGSGTKTSRTAKALLIGAPIIAIFTALIVGIYWIRRRRKNLVNQDLRALDLQIGSFTLRQIKAATRNFDPANKIGEGGFGSVYKGLLSDGTIIAVKQLSSKSKQGNREFVNEIGMISALQHPNLVRLYGCCTEGNQLLLVYEYMENNCLARALFVEEYRLALDWPTRRKICLGIARGLAYMHEESAIRIVHRDIKASNILLDKDLDAKISDFGLAKLNEDGHTHISTKVAGTMDGGSITFTSGKNTEHPYRDKS